From the genome of Leptotrichia sp. HSP-342:
TTTTTTATTGAATATAAAAAATATTAATAAGCGATATGACATAAGAGCTGCCTATATGCCGACAATTGGCGGAGAAAGCATAGTTCTCCGTATTCTTGAAAATTATCTGGAAGATATAAACCTTGAAACACTGGGATTTTCAGACCAAAGCATAGCAATGCTAAATGAGATTTTAACTAGAAAATATGGAATGATACTTGTAAGCGGACCGACAGGCTCTGGAAAATCCACAACCTTAAAATCTTTAATAAATATGTTAAATGATGGAAGAAAAAAAATCATAACGGTAGAAGACCCTGTAGAAAGCAAAATTGACGGAATTATTCAAATACAGGTAAATCAGAGTATCGGAGTAACATTTGCTGAAGTCTTGAAAGCTACATTAAGAAATGACCCCGATATTATTGTAATTTCAGAAATTAGAGATGAAGTTACGGCTGAAATCGCTGTAAGAGCAGCATTAACAGGACATCTTGTAATTTCGACAATTCACACAAACGACGCTGTTTCCACATTAATCAGGCTAGTAGATATGGGTATTCCCAAATATTTGATACTAGATTCATTAATTGGAGTAATTGGACAAAGACTAGTTGGGAAAAAGTGCCAGAAATGTATGGG
Proteins encoded in this window:
- a CDS encoding GspE/PulE family protein, which gives rise to MNEKITEKVKLKDISDNKKNNLLSKDTVSYLNEIVKAGFKERASDIHIKFDLLEGMEIKYRVDGYLMESEKLYESVNKKVLEKNITEIIARIKILAGMNVAEKRKPQDGSFSFLLNIKNINKRYDIRAAYMPTIGGESIVLRILENYLEDINLETLGFSDQSIAMLNEILTRKYGMILVSGPTGSGKSTTLKSLINMLNDGRKKIITVEDPVESKIDGIIQIQVNQSIGVTFAEVLKATLRNDPDIIVISEIRDEVTAEIAVRAALTGHLVISTIHTNDAVSTLIRLVDMGIPKYLILDSLIGVIGQRLVGKKCQKCMGEGCDECSSGYSGRISINELLVLNQDVRNILKEDNHLGSETKNKLKMLNQKYQNQKCFIDFMEDADEKIEKKLIFEREKTSIIF